AGGACCGGCGTTCTGCCGGCGAGGGCGCGGATCTCCTCCATGGCGGCTGCCGTCTGGTAGGACTTTACGGTCAGGAGGATGATGTCGAAGGAGTTCTCCTTCGGAAACGTAGTCAAGGCCTTCAGGTTCCGGACGGTATGATCTCCCCAGATGCCGGTGATCTCGAGTCCTGCCTTGTTGATGGTTTTCATGTGAGGGGGACGCCCGACGAGGGTGACTTGGTGCCCGGCACGGGCCAGGAAGCCGCCGAAAACGGATCCGATGGCGCCGGCGCCCATAACGAGGATTCGCAAGATTTCCCCCTTCCTTTCTCGTGGGTGACGGTCTTTCACACGCAGGTGAGAGGTATTTCAAAAGGCGGCGGCCCGAAGGTTTCAGACAAAACGAATTTCTTTCATGGGATAGTGTTTCCGGTTCTTGGTCCAGAGGGCAAATCCGTAAAGCTTCGCTGTTGCGGCAATCAAGGCGTCGACAGTGTGTATGCCGTTGGACTTTGAATATTTCATCAGATAATGACCGGCCTGCTCGCCGATATCATCAGTGACCGGGACGGAAGTGAAGAGGTTGAAAAAGGCCGCTGTATTCTTTTCTT
This window of the Deltaproteobacteria bacterium genome carries:
- a CDS encoding type II toxin-antitoxin system VapC family toxin; protein product: MLLLDTDVIIDYLRNRKEIVSKLQKLYQKGKLIHYSPLSKAEVYAGIRKGEEKNTAAFFNLFTSVPVTDDIGEQAGHYLMKYSKSNGIHTVDALIAATAKLYGFALWTKNRKHYPMKEIRFV